From the Limanda limanda chromosome 7, fLimLim1.1, whole genome shotgun sequence genome, the window ATTAGCATTCCTCATTTGAGACCAACGGCCCAGAGCTAATATCCTGCTACAGACAGAATAATCAGTACAATTCGGAAAAACTAAACAAGGTATAAAAGTTTAACGTGAAGTTGAAAGCTGCCAAATATGATGTTTAAATATCAGAACTTATCTGAAATCAGCAGTAACACCGAGCTCCCTCTGGAAAACAAAGAGTGGGGGTGGAGTGGGTTGTTTGGACATGTTGGATCCCTATTGGCTGGAAGCAAGGTGTTATGGGACaaagggaggaggacacaagggAAGGAGGGAGTAGGAGACgacagatggagaaagagatgaGCAGATgagttgaaagaaaaaaacaagtgtgcatttatttgtttgatgttttattttttccctggTCGATCTCCTTCAGTGGGTCAGAgccgggggggcagagggggctGGGATAGTGGAGgcgagagggagggggggggtcaaaggtcatggttgtgttggtgtgtgtgtctgtgtgttgttgtgtgtcagttgtTTATCAGCTGCTGTCAGGTGACGGCTCCCTCTCTCGATGCGTGGCGGTGCTCTGGTGTTTCATGCTGTCCAGGTACTCCTGCTGGGAGACGGCCAGCACCGACGCCAGGATCTCATCGTCCTCCCAGTCCGTCAaacctgcagcacagacacacacgcagagttacacaccgcacacacaacacacatcaacTCAACACCACATTGACTGGTTCACAGCTTTGGCTCCATTCAGCAGGAGCATCTgctaaagatggacaacgcattaggggtgggaattggcaaaaatatGACGATTCAATGGTATTGCGATtttgcgatatattgcgatactgcaagtattgcgattagattctgcgatatattgcgattcatgtcccccatattattcaaaggcattacaaaaaatgaggaaaataagactgctcacctcactttaaatgtcacatttaattctgtgaacaacattttcttctacacattaactgaagtgcaaaaactttgtccttgaacattcaggacacaggacctttgtaattattttctgaataggagacctctcacatgaacgctgagctcccagcacataacttacaattatttaaacacAATACAGTAACaacaagcagacataatagagtaacataaacctgagaataatcatataaataagagtaacctagagcttcaatcaaattgagaaaaataaacaaatgtgtactactagagtccagtccagttggatgaatgttaaattcatttgggaatattggcatttttgttcagaaaaaggagtttgtcaacctgctcagatgttaaagtgctcctctgggccgttactatatctcctgcagttgAGAACACCCTTTCGGTATACACACTAGGtaacttttaaactctgaaactctcctcgtcatgctttgccagccaggggctgttacatatataattgtacaaaaaaaaatcgATAGTATCGcaggcgcaaaatatcgcgatactgaacagaatttattttttcccccaccactacaaCGCgtttccactttctcccactatccagatataaaatatctcagatatCAACGCTGCAGTCTTGCGCATGAGACGTCATTCGGATCGTGGAGTGGAACCGCGATATCaaggtcagtctcagctgtcaatgaTGACGTCCAAGCCCGTTTTTATGTTATCAAATAACGAATGAAAGGAGACCTATTATGCTTATTTTGGAGTTTCATAATTTCAATTCTGGACTCTAGTTGGTCAAAATTTCATAAAACACTTTAAGCCCAATTCAAGTTTCTGCGTAAAAGCTACGCTGGGCCGAGCGTTCACAGCAATGCAAAATCCGTTTCGATGCattagcaaaacaaaaaaacagaatggCTGTGGGGTTTGAGTCGGGCTTGGATAGTTTTATCCGCAATTCAGACAGAAAATTGCGGCTCGAGCGACACATAACATGTGAGGACGGAGCAGCAACATCTTGGTGAAAGTTCaaatctgttctgttctgtgatTAAAACTCTGCAGAGTTCACATCTGAGCTGTAAACATCTGATAACACTCAACTGACAACACTGAGCGGGTGACCCCAGCTTATGTTTCACCTCAGATAaccctgcacatgcacacacgcacacacacacaccacaccctGCTCTGTTCGGCTGCTTCCTGTTGAGGAACCTCGGGCGGAGGTTTGACAGTAAACAACAGAAATGACTGACAGGAGTTTCTCTCTTTAAGAGAATTATCTGTTCATTTCCGCTCAGAGCTCCGCCCTCACTCTCAAACAGCCTCCAGAGCTCCTCTGCTTTAAACTATCGTAACCAACACAACCAACAACCATAATACGCCAGATATGACACTGACCAAAGGACTCATTGCTGCCTCATTACAggggaatgaaataaatgaggTCAGTCGTCTGAAACAGACTCACTGTCGTCAGTCGCTCTGGGAAGATGCAAGAGACATGATCCAATTcacctgaaaataaatcacatggCGATTCACCGACATTGGTCCaatggtgtaaacaggaagtagattgtctactccgcagttggttgcttagttaaAGAGAATATGAAggggttgtttttctttgagcAAAGACAAGCTGGAAACTTAAAATGACAGCTAGCGTTAGCGATGCTTTTtcaggtcatgtgactgataagaaccaatcaggaagagtaCGTGGGCATCTGCACTAACGATTTagtctcagtttctgtttgtctggacaaaaacaaaaccccagacTTTTTTCAAACGAGGCCAAGAGCGTTTACAAAAGTCTCTGATTTCGAGGCAACAACTGTAGTTTGCTCGGAGCCGGAATGTGAGGAGGACTCGAACTGGGCCAGAGAAAATGTGCACGTGAGCAGGAAGTGTTTGGACCGGAGGCAGCTCAACCAAGAGCAGAAcgtgaaatgaagaaataattctctccaaatgaaaacaggaggcTCATGAATAAACACAGGAACTCCATGACACGACCTGCAGAGCCGAGCAGAACACGCCGTCACAAGTCAATCCAGTTTGATTATTTAAAGCCCCGTGTCACAGAGATTCCCTCAGGAGGTTTCAAAACCGTCTGTCCTCCGACCATCGCGTCATACGAGGACAAACCTCACAAAATAAACCTAATCCTCAggaagagcagaagaggagggatCCTTCCCCCAGGACAGACGACAGGAAGAAGATTCTTTCCTGCAACATGGTGGATTTACAGGGTGTAGAGTTCCGGTTCCTCACAGGCGGTTTGAATGTGAGGGTCGAACAGAGGTAGAAATACAagttgcttgtgttgtgtcttacCAAACGCTGTCGGCGACATCTCCTGCATTATGGCTCTGTACTCTAGTTGATGACGACTCTGATTACTGGGACCTGCAGAGTACAGAGTAAGTTATTAGTACAGATAAGAACCTGGATGTTTCCGATTGGTCGTGTACATGACACACCTGatgtgcacctgtgtgtgtgtgcgtgttaccTGGGGCGCAGGGTGAGGGGGGTTTGCTCAGGATGAGTGCGGCTCCAGCGGGAGAGGGCGGCTTGTTGTTGGTCGACGAGCTGGACGTGAGGTCGGAGTGGGAGGGGTCAGAGTCCCGTTGCCGCGGCGACCGGGCGCTCCAGTCGTCCGGTCCGCTGGAAGCTGCTGCCGTGGCCGAGCTGCAGGTGGCGGTGGCCTTACGaggctgaagaagaaaagacGTTCCCATCAGTTGATATTCCCCCCCCGTTCTTTGACGAAGCAAATCCTAGACTTCAAATATCCACTTGCTCGTCCAGAATGCGTCTCAGTGAACACAAGCCCGCATTTTTACGACAAAAGACAAAGAACACAGGACTAAgtgagaggacagaggtcatAGGGGACGTTACACATCATCACGTCAAACATGAAAACTGATCCACTCGCTCGTCGCCTTCACAGCCTCGGTGTGTTTATGGTGTCACTGACAGTTTTATGGAACAGGTCAGCGACCAATCAGATTGCAATAAGAAGACACGAGCGAAACATGTCACTTGAAACTAAGGAAGCCTTTCGCATATTTTACACACTAATTTCCACActaacacatacaaacacacacactacctgtCGGGCTTTCTTCTCCTGGTCCTGCAGCCACTGCAGGTACGACTCCCGGGCCACCTGCTCCTCGATGGCCTCGTTTGTCGCCTCCCAGTCCGTCGCCCTCTTCTTGTCCTCCAACATCTGCTGCTCGATCCATGACTCCTCCGACGTTTTGATTGCCGATTTCATCAGAGACTGGTCTGCGTACTGAGGGGGCTGAATTTCAGTTAACACATATATACTTAAACATGTaatagtgaaaacacacaaacacaaactacaagGGTTAAAAAATCAACTGCACAACTCCTAAACACTGCTTTCAGTTTTGGAACTACAGCTCCCATAATGCAGCTGAACTGACTGTGATCAATGCctgttcaagattcaagattcaagattcaagatttttattgtcaaatgcacagagataacatgaagcagtcgctggcaataaaatactttggtcacaggctctctttaagcaatgctcaagtaattacaaccaaaaaaataaaatagaaatagtataaaatagaataaaatagaatatcaaatttaaaatagacaataaaatataaataaatatatatctttacagatgaagagaaaaataaaacaacaacagtgcaatttgtgcagtagtgcatatattcaaatatgccacggtgctggtatggtggagttattgcagttcagaggagtttaaaagtcttgaACTTAGTGATGTACAGAAAACTTTCACTGGATCATTGTGATACTAAAGGAAGCTTAAAAACATCAAGCTTCTCTCTGAGGTTGTGAAACCCCTGGTTGACAGTAAATATGAATTACCCCTGGTTTGAAGGCGGGCAGTCCCAGTCCGACCCCGATCGTGGCCTTGTTAGGATTCACCACAGAGTTGTAGTGAATATTGCGGTGGTAGCTCACTCTGATGGGCTCGTCGTTGTTCTGGTGGATGCCGTGGAACGTGTTGATTGGCTCtgtggcagagaggaggagggtcagctgtgattggccgaGGGGGCGACAGACAGGCAGGTTGCTATTGGACAGTCGGACTCACCTGTGCTGTACTGATACACCTCCACAGGTCTGTTATACATCTCCGCCATGGCCTGCATCTCAATGTGGTTGCCATGGcagttgtttttcctcttcctgttgatGTATGTGGTGAAATCTTCTGTCACGTAGCTCGAGAAATAGTCTGCGTTCTTCATCTAATGGAGAAAATCAACTTTTAACACAAACTTTTAAcgcaaaacaaactgtttcaGACTGGGAATGAGCCCAGGAGCTGGAGACTCACCAGGTAATCCATACAGTGTTTCCTGACCACTTCATGCATGTCCTGATCTCCATACACCTGGTcggctgagagagacagaggtcaggTTAGATGTTTGATGGACCAATCAGGGCCCAGCGTGACCATCTCTGGTTTAAAACTACACATCATGTTGAATTGTGATTGGTCAGTTGCGATAATGTCACTATAGCGTGAAGCCTAATGTTTTCTGTACACTGTAATTTAGGATAAACAACATAACTGCTCCCAAAAAATGAAGCTATATAaactggatcgccccctggtggatggctgcagtatagatcataaacccttccttctccatgttagcagatggaacaTGGATCAAACTTACACAATCAAAGAGCTGAGCCCATTGTTTTATGTGAACAGAGCAGGCTAACGATTCCCCTCTGTTACAAGtgttaatgctaagctaagcagcTTTTAAGTTTACATTACAACCAATGCAGTTCAAACAAGTTCAACAAACTTAGCAATGTGTAGAACTGCTC encodes:
- the otud5a gene encoding OTU domain-containing protein 5-A isoform X3, whose amino-acid sequence is MTILPKKKPSSGVGVSDHAEDSDRRSGPDPHQHPHAGRTGARPRASPPPWSYQPAPPSADRRSIEASSRPQQASPPPAGSVSPVGPGDGRDSTGGLGAGTRGELVVSGSVVGCGGGIGSCCSGPGLSKRRRQAGTCSGGVVAALAGGGQPGVAGPGGSSQDTEEGAGNNSEDEYENAARLQSMDPATVEQQEHWFEKALREKKGFVIKKMKEDGACLFRAVADQVYGDQDMHEVVRKHCMDYLMKNADYFSSYVTEDFTTYINRKRKNNCHGNHIEMQAMAEMYNRPVEVYQYSTEPINTFHGIHQNNDEPIRVSYHRNIHYNSVVNPNKATIGVGLGLPAFKPGYADQSLMKSAIKTSEESWIEQQMLEDKKRATDWEATNEAIEEQVARESYLQWLQDQEKKARQPRKATATCSSATAAASSGPDDWSARSPRQRDSDPSHSDLTSSSSTNNKPPSPAGAALILSKPPSPCAPGPSNQSRHQLEYRAIMQEMSPTAFGLTDWEDDEILASVLAVSQQEYLDSMKHQSTATHREREPSPDSS
- the otud5a gene encoding OTU domain-containing protein 5-A isoform X1; the protein is MTILPKKKPSSGVGVSDHAEDSDRRSGPDPHQHPHAGRTGARPRASPPPWSYQPAPPSADRRSIEASSRPQQASPPPAGSVSPVGPGDGRDSTGGLGAGTRGELVVSGSVVGCGGGIGSCCSGPGLSKRRRQAGTCSGGVVAALAGGGQPGVAGPGGSSQDTEEGAGNNSEDEYENAARLQSMDPATVEQQEHWFEKALREKKGFVIKKMKEDGACLFRAVADQVYGDQDMHEVVRKHCMDYLMKNADYFSSYVTEDFTTYINRKRKNNCHGNHIEMQAMAEMYNRPVEVYQYSTEPINTFHGIHQNNDEPIRVSYHRNIHYNSVVNPNKATIGVGLGLPAFKPGPPQYADQSLMKSAIKTSEESWIEQQMLEDKKRATDWEATNEAIEEQVARESYLQWLQDQEKKARQPRKATATCSSATAAASSGPDDWSARSPRQRDSDPSHSDLTSSSSTNNKPPSPAGAALILSKPPSPCAPGPSNQSRHQLEYRAIMQEMSPTAFGLTDWEDDEILASVLAVSQQEYLDSMKHQSTATHREREPSPDSS
- the otud5a gene encoding OTU domain-containing protein 5-A isoform X2 — translated: MTILPKKKPSSGVGVSDHAEDSDRRSGPDPHQHPHAGRTGARPRASPPPWSYQPAPPSADRRSIEASSRPQQASPPPAGSVSPVGPGDGRDSTGGLGAGTRGELVVSGSVVGCGGGIGSCCSGPGLSKRRRQAGTCSGGVVAALAGGGQPGVAGPGGSSQDTEEGAGNNSEDEYENAARLQSMDPATVEQEHWFEKALREKKGFVIKKMKEDGACLFRAVADQVYGDQDMHEVVRKHCMDYLMKNADYFSSYVTEDFTTYINRKRKNNCHGNHIEMQAMAEMYNRPVEVYQYSTEPINTFHGIHQNNDEPIRVSYHRNIHYNSVVNPNKATIGVGLGLPAFKPGPPQYADQSLMKSAIKTSEESWIEQQMLEDKKRATDWEATNEAIEEQVARESYLQWLQDQEKKARQPRKATATCSSATAAASSGPDDWSARSPRQRDSDPSHSDLTSSSSTNNKPPSPAGAALILSKPPSPCAPGPSNQSRHQLEYRAIMQEMSPTAFGLTDWEDDEILASVLAVSQQEYLDSMKHQSTATHREREPSPDSS